The following coding sequences lie in one Saccharopolyspora hordei genomic window:
- a CDS encoding Sir2 family NAD-dependent protein deacetylase has protein sequence MVQRGERDWQQARELFGGARRITALTGAGVSTASGIPDFRGPNGVWTKDPTAQRLSDIDSYVSDPAVREQAWRSRAEHPAWTAQPNAAHRAFVDLDRAGRLRALLTQNIDELHQRAGLDPDRVLELHGTIHQVVCLDCGELSPMRAALERVAAGEADPPCRSCGGILKSATISFGQALDPEVVRAAQRAALDCDLFVAAGTSLTVHPAAGLAELAVKAGAQLVICNAEPTPYDELAAAVLRGPLDEVLPELVAAPLTEPPQPLRTWGDPSTWS, from the coding sequence GTGGTGCAACGAGGCGAGCGCGACTGGCAGCAGGCCCGAGAGCTGTTCGGCGGGGCGCGCCGGATCACCGCCCTGACCGGGGCCGGGGTGTCCACGGCGTCGGGCATCCCCGACTTCCGCGGCCCCAACGGGGTGTGGACCAAGGACCCCACCGCGCAGCGGCTCAGCGACATCGACAGCTACGTGTCCGACCCGGCCGTGCGCGAGCAGGCGTGGCGCAGCCGTGCCGAGCACCCGGCGTGGACCGCCCAGCCCAACGCCGCGCACCGCGCGTTCGTCGACCTCGACCGCGCCGGGCGGTTGCGCGCGCTGCTGACCCAGAACATCGACGAGCTGCACCAGCGCGCGGGCCTGGACCCCGACCGGGTGCTGGAGCTGCACGGCACGATCCACCAGGTGGTGTGCCTGGACTGCGGCGAGCTCTCCCCGATGCGCGCCGCGCTGGAGCGGGTGGCGGCCGGCGAGGCCGACCCGCCCTGCCGGTCCTGCGGCGGCATCCTCAAGTCGGCCACCATCTCCTTCGGCCAGGCCCTGGACCCCGAGGTGGTCCGGGCCGCGCAGCGCGCCGCGCTGGACTGCGACCTGTTCGTCGCGGCGGGCACCTCCCTGACGGTCCACCCGGCGGCGGGGCTCGCCGAGCTGGCGGTCAAGGCCGGGGCGCAGCTGGTCATCTGCAACGCCGAGCCGACGCCCTACGACGAGCTGGCCGCCGCGGTGCTGCGCGGCCCGCTGGACGAGGTGCTGCCCGAGCTGGTCGCGGCGCCGCTCACGGAGCCGCCCCAGCCGCTGCGCACGTGGGGCG
- a CDS encoding MFS transporter, whose translation MIVRAPAGRTRWIEDWDPEDEAFWESTGKRVARRNLVVSIVSEHIGFSVWSIWSVLVLFMSPEIGLPFTAAEKFLLVITPNLVGAALRLPYAAAVTRFGGRNWTIASTAVLLVPAALACFFVQQPGTPLWVFALVGATAGLGGGNFSSSMTNITTFFPQRHQGWALGLNAGGGNLGVAAVQVVGLLVIAFAGGTHPALVAGFYLPLIVLAALCAALFMDNVAAVRARPGALREAAADKHTWWLSALYVGTFGSFIGYSFAFGLVLQTEFGFTPLQAAAWTSLGPLLGSLARPLGGWVADRLGGGRVTLWTFAGMAAGTAALLLASSLGSFAAYVAAFIALFVLTGVGNGSTYKMIPAVFTREAEREVAEGGEPVAAFARARRTSGAVIGIAGAVGALGGVGINVAFRASYSGEAANGDAALVAFLCYYLLCVLITWAVYLRSTPATAPAEAEAVSA comes from the coding sequence TTGATCGTGCGAGCACCGGCAGGCAGGACCCGCTGGATCGAGGACTGGGACCCCGAGGACGAGGCGTTCTGGGAGTCCACCGGCAAGCGGGTGGCGCGGCGCAACCTCGTCGTCTCGATCGTCTCGGAGCACATCGGCTTCTCCGTCTGGAGCATTTGGTCGGTGCTGGTGCTGTTCATGTCGCCGGAGATCGGCCTGCCGTTCACCGCGGCCGAGAAGTTCCTGCTGGTGATCACGCCGAACCTGGTGGGTGCGGCGCTGCGGCTGCCGTACGCGGCGGCGGTGACCCGCTTCGGCGGCCGGAACTGGACGATCGCCAGCACCGCGGTGCTGCTGGTGCCCGCCGCGCTGGCCTGCTTCTTCGTGCAGCAGCCGGGCACCCCGCTGTGGGTGTTCGCGCTCGTCGGCGCCACCGCGGGCCTCGGCGGCGGGAACTTCTCCTCGTCGATGACCAACATCACCACCTTCTTCCCGCAGCGCCACCAGGGCTGGGCGCTGGGGCTCAACGCCGGCGGCGGCAACCTCGGGGTGGCGGCGGTGCAGGTCGTCGGGCTGCTGGTGATCGCGTTCGCGGGCGGCACCCACCCGGCCCTGGTGGCCGGGTTCTACCTGCCGCTGATCGTGCTGGCCGCGCTGTGCGCGGCGCTGTTCATGGACAACGTGGCGGCGGTGCGCGCCCGGCCCGGCGCGCTGCGCGAGGCCGCCGCGGACAAGCACACCTGGTGGCTGTCGGCCCTCTACGTGGGCACCTTCGGGTCGTTCATCGGCTACAGCTTCGCCTTCGGCCTGGTGCTGCAGACCGAGTTCGGCTTCACCCCGCTGCAGGCGGCGGCCTGGACCTCCCTCGGGCCGCTGCTGGGCTCGCTCGCCCGGCCGCTCGGCGGCTGGGTGGCCGACCGGCTCGGCGGTGGCCGGGTGACGCTGTGGACGTTCGCGGGCATGGCGGCCGGGACCGCGGCGCTGCTGCTGGCCTCGTCGCTGGGCTCCTTCGCGGCCTACGTCGCGGCGTTCATCGCGCTGTTCGTGCTGACCGGGGTCGGCAACGGCTCCACCTACAAGATGATCCCGGCGGTCTTCACCCGGGAGGCCGAGCGCGAGGTGGCCGAGGGCGGTGAGCCGGTCGCGGCCTTCGCCCGGGCCCGCCGGACCTCGGGTGCGGTCATCGGCATCGCCGGCGCGGTCGGCGCGCTCGGCGGCGTGGGGATCAACGTGGCCTTCCGGGCCTCCTACAGCGGCGAGGCGGCCAACGGCGACGCGGCGCTGGTGGCGTTCCTCTGCTACTACCTGCTGTGCGTCCTCATCACCTGGGCGGTGTACCTGCGGAGCACGCCCGCCACGGCGCCGGCGGAGGCGGAGGCCGTCAGTGCCTGA